AACCGCCCAATACTTCCTCGCGCGCGATTGGCGGGTCATCGCCACCATGCGCACGCCGCGCGAGGACCTGCTGCCGCGCTCCGAGCGTTTGCGCGTAATCGCGCTCGACGTCACCGATGCGGACAGCATCCGCCGGGCCGTGGTGGACGCCGGGCCTATCGATGTCCTGGTCAACAACGCAGGAATCGGCATGCTGGGCGCCCTCGAAGGCACCACGATGGAAACTGCCCGCGAAGTCTTCGAGACCAACACTCTTGGCACGATGACGGTGATCCAGGCGGTGCTGCCGCAGTTCCGGCAACGCCAGGCCGGCGTCATCGTCAACGTCACGTCGAGCGTGACATTGAAGCCGTTCCCCCTGCTTTCCGTGTACACCGCGAGCAAGGCGGCGGTCAACGCCTTCACCGAGTCGCTGGCGCTGGAACTCCAGCAATTCAATGTACGGGTGAACCTGGTGCTGCCGGGACGGGCGCCAGAGACCCGCTTCGGTGAAAACGCCCAGCCCCGGATGCAAAGTGGCATCCCCGAGGCGTATGCCGACTTGGCAAAGAGCGTGTTCGCGGGATGGGGGCAGTCGTCTGCGGTTACTCGGGCGCAGGATGTGGCAGAAGCAGTGTGGCGTGCGGCGAACGATCCGTCGAGCCCGGTTCGTATTGCTGCTGGGGCTGATGCTGTGGCGCTGGCTGAGTCACGCTGAACTCAACGTCCGAGTCTTAATCGGATGGCGAGCTATGACACCGCCGCGAATGAATGATTGCTGGCAGCGGCAAGTGTGTTCTTCATAGAGCGGTGTTAATAACGCTTTCGATTCCCTCTGCTATTGGCAGCGCTTCCAACGCAAGGTAGTCAATTGTCTCAATGGACTTCCTCCATTCCAGAAGTTCAGAATCCGTCAGATATTTGCGAAGTGCGGCTCTGAATGCAAGCTTGTTGGCGTTTGGAATGAAGGGGATGAGTGCAATCGGTTGTTTGAATCGGCCTGTGTAATTACCTGTGAGGCGATAAGACAGCTCCCACTCGACATCCGGCTCCTTGCCCTCCAGGTTCGAAGGCTGCTCCGGCTTTTCGTCCAGAAGCAGTTGACTACCCATAATCCAAACCATAATCTGGGCGCGCCAATGGGGATCTGAAATTGCAAGAACGGATCGCACCCAGCCTTCGATTTCATCGGCCATCAGACATTTGAGGCAAAAAAAGAGCGAAGCAGACAAGTCGCCGCTCGCTGCCCACCACCCCCAACTGCAGCGTAAATCTGATGGGGGATGGACTAGCACTCGCCCAAGGGAAATTTGGCCGTCATTCCACTTTGATTCGTCCATGATGAATTGGCCGAGCGTGTGCAAGACGTCCTCGCGGAACCCGCGATATGGGGCTCGGACACGCCGGCCGGATGCTGAGTGATGAATGCGCTAACCAATAACTCGTGAATTTCCGCCATGTGCGCTTGCATTGCGATCGGCACAAGACGAGGCAAGAGGTAATTGAACCATGATTGCCATTCCGCCATGGGACCAAAGCTGGCAGTGCCGCTTGCAATCTCGGTCAAAGGAATCGCCAGCTGAGAGCAATCCATGACGTCAAGTTCCTGCTCCGCCAGATAGGTATACATCTCGCGTTGGTCCCTCATGAACCATGCTTCACCCATTGGCAATCGTGGTCGGCGTGCATGAGACGCCATGCGCGCAAGCGCCTGGTGATCTGGACCTGCGCCGGGTGTCCAGCGGAAATTTAACGCGACCATATAGATATATTTATTATCTTCAACCGCAAGTGGAATTCAGCGCTTGTTTCTGAACTCGCCCTCAAGTCCCTTGCAATTATCTTGCCGGCATTTGTACCAAGCTACATCACGAAAGGAACACTCACCATCTAAATTGTCTTTTGTAAATTCACAATCTATGAAATCGCATTCGACAAATTTGGACCCTGAGAATGCAGTGCCGCGAAATTTGCAACCCTTGAACTTGACCTGCACAAGGATCGCCATGTTAAAGATCCCCCAATACCAATCGCAATTTTCAAATGTGCAACCGACAAAAATCGAGTCAATGCTACCGCCCTCGCTATCTATGTGAGCGAAGTCGCAGTAGCGAAAGGCGCAATCTTCCCAACTGGCGGGTTTTGTTAAACGGGATTCAAATCTTTCGGCCTCAAACAACATATTGGCGTGACATTCAAGTGTAAAAGTGGATTGAGTGCTGCTTTGCAATGTTGACATCGTATCAGCAGATTGCGCCATTGCATGATCATCCCCAGCGTCTATTTTTGCGTGCCTCGCCGCGACAGTGCGCGGCTATCCAGCGTAACTATTTGCATGAAACGGTAATTAAGCATCCACAGCGTGCCGAGGCTGAGCGGCTTTGGAATTTTCCCTATGCCGCGATTGAAGAAGCGCTGGTGAATGCGGTATATCACCGCTCGTATGAAGAACGCGGGCCGATCGAGGTGCGTATTAGTCATGATGAATTGGTCGTGCTGAGTTTCCCTGGTCCTGACCGTTCCATTCGCCTGGCGGATTTACAGGCAGGACGTGCGGTTAGCCGCCGTTATCGTAACCGGCGCATTGGCGAGTTTCTGAAGGAATTGGATCTCACGGAAGGACGCGCCACCGGCATTCCTAAAATTCTGAAAGTCATGATGGTGAACGGCTCGCCGGCGCCAGTGTTTGAGAGCGATGAGGAACGCACCTCATTTGTGATCCGCCTGCCGATCCATGCCAGATCTCCAGTGGTTTCAGGGGAAGTGACCGGGGAAGTTGAGAAGCTACTACTGATACTCAACGGCGAGATGCGTCGTACAGAGCTGCAGTTGGCATTGGGCCTAAAACATGAAGATAACTTCCGCAAACTCTATCTGTTGCCGGCGCTTGATGCAAAGATGGTCGAAATGACACTGCCCGGTGTGCCGAGCAGTAGCAAGCAGCGTTATCGCTTGACAGCTTTGGGGCGGCAAAGGCGCAGCGAAATCCAAAGCCGACGATGAACGAGCTGATGGGAAATTAGCGCGGATTACAATTAGCTTCTTCACGGATTAACGGGATAGGCAGCTCTTGATGCAATGCACAGCCGGCCATCGAGGGTGACACCATTTGACGCTTCACTGTCACTCAGCAATCTCGTCATAGCCACGGCCAAGAAATTGAACGAAGCAAAAGCCGTTGCCGAAGGGATCCGCCATGAGTGCGAGCCGGCCCCACTTATGCGTGGCGATGGGCTCTTCAAGGCGCGCTCCGGCTGAGACGGCCTTGTTAACCGCGGATTCGATTTCTTCAACGACAAAATCGAGATGGACTGGCGTCCAATGGCGATCGTAGGCACGGCGCTGAGCAGTTGTGCTCGCTGCTTGCGTTCCTTCCGCTTTGACCAGGAGGTAGATCGGTGCGGAGCTCCCCAGCATTTCCACGCCGCTGGCGCCGAAGCGTCGGCCGACCTTCAATCCGAACGACGTTCCATAGAAGCGAATTGCCTTCTCAAGGTCGTCAACGTCGAGATTTACGAGAAGTTCCATGGCCTCTGCCCCCTGTCGCTCAACAGTTATGCAAATGAAACCCGCGTCCGTACATGAGCAACGATGCGGACGCTGCAGATTTTTCAATCTTGCAACATCGATGGAAATTTATAACTACCGGCCGCTTCGGCTGATAGCAGACATTGGCATGAATGCCCGCTTACGGTCCCTCGACGGGGTACCCATATTGATGCTTAGTGGTGCGAAACCAGTGTAGGAAATAGATGGCAATAGATGACACATGTTGCCACAAAAAACATCAACGCCACATCGAGTTTACCAGCGCGACAGACTGGCGCCGGCAGATGGCGGGCGCCACTGAATGGCTGCTTGCCGCAAAATTGATCCAGGCGGCGTAATATAAAGCTTCCAGCAGGACGAAGAGTGGCAGATATGAAATCGACACTTTGGAGCGTTATAGCGGTCGCCTTAATCGTTGCTGCGACAGCGGGTTCTTACGTTCAATATCAATGCGGGGCAATCCACAACGACGCCCCATCTGCACATTGGAGCAGGCCGGATTGACAGCGAACCGTAGGCCGGCGTTGTCGAGTTCCGCCAATTTACCGCGCCATCACTCGAATCGGCGGAAGCTCGAATCATCGGATGTAAGTCGGGCGTGGTTGAGGAAGATGGCGTCGGCGTCGCCCATGAGGCCGGGAGCGCATATGTTTGAAGCGAGGCGTTTCAAGAATCGCACAGAAGCCGGGGCGCGCCTGGCGCAGCAGCTCGGTGTCTATTCCGGACATCCGGACGCGATTGTACTGGCGCTGCCGCGCGGTGGCGTTCCTGTCGGTTTTGCGATCGCCAAGGCATTGGAAATCCCGCTTGATGTCCTGCTCGTACGCAAGCTCGGCGTCCCCGGAAACGAAGAGTGTGCGATGGGAGCCATTGCCAGTGGCGGCCTGTGCGTAATGCAGCCCGACATACTGACGCATTTTGATATATCGATGGAGGTAGTCGAAGCAACGGTGCAGCGCAAACTCAAGGAGTTGGCAGAGCGCGAACAGCTGTATCGGGCTAGCCGTCCCGCCCTGCAATTGGCAGGCCGGACCGCCATCATCGTTGACGATGGCCTGGCGACTGGCTCGACCATGCTCGCCGCCCTCAATGCCGCGCGCGAGGCCAAAGTGGCGCGCCTTATCGTTGCCGTTCCCGTCGCCGCATCGGAAGGAATCCGGCAGATCGAAGCGCAGGCCGATGAAGCCGTTTTTCTGATGAATCCCGAGCCCTTTTATGCGGTCGGCGTATGGTATGACGATTTCCGTCAAACCGCGGATGATGAGGTAATAGGGCTACTCGACAAAGCCGCAAAGTTGCAGGCACAACGCGAATTGCGTGACCGTGCCCGGCACATTTAGATCGCCGCACGCGTATGCCGGTGCAAGCCTGAAATTATAAACTGGTGCGCCAGGCGATCCCGCGCACGATCAGCGCCACCGGCGCCACGATCGCCTCAATCCTCCAAGTCTACCGTAGCCGCCAATTCCACCCCCTCCGGCGCCTCATACAGCGCAATCACCCAGGCCCGCGCCGGATCGCCGGCAACCTGGTTGAGCATCTTCACGACAAAATTGATAGACGCCTTGTCTAGCCCGGCAAACGCATCATCCAGCAAATTGACCGTGGCGCCGGCAGCGAATGCAGCCGCCAGCCACACCTTACGCTTGCTGCCGGTAGATAGCATGTAGAGCTTCTTGTCCAGGTGCGGCGTCAGCGACAGCCCTTCCGTCAGCGCCGGCAGCAGCGCATCGTCAAATCCAGGATACGCGGCATGCAAGGACGCAAAATATTCGCGCGCCGTCATCTGGTCGAACGCCTCCGAACGCGGATCCATCCAGAATACCTGGCGCCGATAGGCATCCGGCTGCTCATCCAGGCGCACGCCGCCGATTTCCAGGCGGCCGCCCTGCGCCGCCATATCGCCGGCCAGCAAACGCAGCAAACTACTCTTGCCCCGGCCGTCGCCGCCACGCACCAGCGTGACGCCGGCGGGGATGGCGGCTGACCAGTTGTTGAACAGTTCCTGGCCGGGATAGTGGAAAGTCAGGTTGGTGGCCTGTAGGACAGTTGTTTGGGTTTGTTTCATGGTGTGGGTTTGCGGATTGACGGAGCCGTTTGATGGAACATCATCATGCCAGAGCTTTAGCAGTCATCTACGCAATGTTGTTCCGCACCGAATAGATATCGGGTACTGGCGTGATCAGCTTTTGGGCAGGTCACATGTTGATGTCACGTCGTACCCAAGAGAAAAGTACAGATGCGCCTTCAAACCGCCATCCTTGGACGAAAAGAGATGCACGCCCTCTTGGCTAAAGCATGTTTTGATCAACTCACGTTGATCGTTGATTTCTAAACCTGACAAAGTTGGTGTGACAGCAGCCGAGCCGACCACCGCAATGCCCATAAAAGGCATTGCATAGCGGTAATGCCGTTCAGTTAAGACTGAACGGCATTTTTATTTGCGGAATTCGTAGGGTGGGCACTCCGTGCCCACGCGGACGGGCCGGGGGGCGTAGCCGGGGCACGAATGTCAGGGATACGAATATCCATGATACTGCGTGGGCACGGAGTGCCCACCCTACGCCATGTCGTTCTGCCCTAACTGAACAGCATTACAATGCATAGCGGGCTTTTAACTTATAGGCATGGGCGTCAGCCTCGTGCAACGCATCAATAACGTCAGTTTGCGGCAATGGCTTTCCATCCGATGACGTCGTTTCACAGCACGCAAGATCGCCATTTTCTTTCGGATACTGTATCTGGACTTCTTCGCCGCTCTTGAGCGTGTCAGTTGTGTACAGGTACGTTTCTCCGTCCGCACCTCTCCGCACCAAGCCCTCTCCGTAACCACTTGCAAACGACGAGGCGGAAAGGACTGCCAAAACAAGCGGCAGGATTTTAATGCCCATCACTGCAGAAATCTGCTAGCCGACTGACGCGTGTGCATTACCGATCAGTTTGCAACCGCACTCTGTCAGGCAATCCTGCACAGCGACAGGAATTCCGCCAACCGTGAAGGTAGGATGCGCAGTGACGATTTTATTGATGCCGTGCGGCCGGCCATCGGGATAATGCTGCGGGCAGTTAACCTCATCGCCAAGACGCGCAATTGGCTTGCCGCCGATGTCGTGTGTAGGTGAGCCACTGATGACTTTACCGCCGTGGTCGGTGTCATCGCCAACAGTAATAATGGTTAAGGGCATGTCAATTCCATCATTCAAAAACATAACGTGGATAAAAATAACCGCCGCCTTCGCGCAATGTCCAGGTTTGGGTCGTGATCATTTTGTTGCGTAATTCCGGGGCGTTGGCGTCGGTTTGGATTGGATACAGCGCAGCCAACTGGGCCTGTTCTTCAGGCGTAAAGGAGCTTTGCCTGTCCAGATCCTCCATGTCGCTGACAGTCTGTCCGCGTACAAGCGCCGTGCTCTTGGCCTTTTGCAGATCCTGCTTGTTCTGAATGATTTTCTGCAAATCGGGCCTGTCCTGATATTTTTTCCAGACTTCCTGATTGTATGGGCTGTCTTTGGACGGTCCACCTTCATTGGCCATCTTGAGCACACCTTCCGCCTTTTCTTCTGCGCTTAGGTATCCCGCCATCCAGAAACCTGCAAGAGAGTCATGGACATGCAATTCCAGCAAAGGAAAGGGTTGGCCCTGCGGTTCTGCAGGAAAACCGTCCTTGACGATACCCAAGGCAAAGGCTTCCCATGCGTTCAGCGAGCGCTTTTGATCATACTGGGTCAGCTGCCAGAAATTGCCTAGGCTCGCCTTGTCTTGGCGTAGCTGTAACGGCCCCTCGGTAACTTCGCCAAAGGCATCTTTGCCTGGAAATTTTTCAAATTTGCGCTTTGACAGCAATTCAACGTCACCGCACAGCAGTTTGTCATAAGTAACCAGGTCTTCGGCATCTTGTGTATTTTGGTCCTGATGGCAGTTTTGGACACCCGGCGATTTTTCCATGTTGCCCAGCCATTTATGACGGAAACCGTAGTACAACCGCATATGCTGATGCATTTGTTCCTGGTGACTACCTCCCGTTGGTGCGGCAGCCATGTAGCCGTTCCAGGCGTCGGCTAGCTTGCTGCTGATATTGAAATCGGCCTGCAGATCGCCGCTCATGCTGTCGTATTGGACTAGTGGCACGCCGGCCAGCAGCGCCGTTTTGAACATGTGCAGCAGCGGTACCTGCGACAACAGATTCTCAGGCGCCATCGCGCGCCCCTGGTCGCGGCAACCGTAGCCGCCGCCCACGTCGCTGTGGACGCCAGGGTAAAGCACCTCGGTCACGTTGCTGCCGGACATCCGCGTCAGTGGAAAATTCATCCGCTGCTCATGAGCCGCAACAAAATGCACGCCTTTCTGCACGCAGGCCGGCAGCGGTTTTTTGACTTCCTTGGCCCAGGCGTAATGGCCGTCGGCCCAGAACGAAGGCAGCGGCAAAGTGATGGCGGCCGAGTGAGAAAGCCCAACGGTGGCTACCGAGTCGAACACGCCAAGAAACGAAATCGACGCCGGGATGCCAGCGATGGCGCCGTCCTTGAGCATATCTTGGAACCAGTAGCAAAACGCCCGTGCCTGCACTGCGCCACGGGAAAAACCGAAGACTGATACCTTCAGGCTGGGCAGATGAGGAAGCGGCAATAGCTTGCGCTTGTCGGCAATTTTCTTATCCAGTTGCTCTGTCAGCTCGGCAAACCAGCTAGGGCGGGTGTAGCGTTGTTCGTCGCCTGATTTCGGAGTTTCTACATCGGTGACGTATTTCTTGATGTAATAGGTGAGCTCATCTTCGTTGAACATGAAGCGACCGTCGTTAAATGCCCGATGTATGCTGTTGTAGACTTGCAACAAGGCAAATAGGATGCGTGCCTGGCCACCTTTTGCCATTGCCTTGCCATCTTGAGATTCGCGATATTCGCGCCCTTCTGGGAAGCGTGTTCCAACACCGGGTACATAATAACTGTAACAATCGTCTGCTTGAGCGGTCCCATCCCCCTGTATATCTTTATGTGATTCGTATAGACGTACAATATTGCTGTGATATTGCTGTTGACGATCATTAAGATGATCCAATTTGTCACGCTGGCGATTATTATTCGTGCCGTCAAAGAAAATACCAACCTTTATGTTCTTATCGCAGGGCGCTAATTTTCGGCAGTAAGTCGCCGCGGCCAATTCTATGAGTTGCTCGTGAGTGAGCACGGTTTCCTCTGCAGTAGTTGAGGCAATATGCAAAGGTGCGGCTTGAATAGACGCGCTCATAATTATTGTTCCTCCGGTGGAGGAATCTTGGTGCCGGGAGGAATTTGATGTTTGGGGCTTTCTGACGAATATTCAGCGCTAGACACGACGCGTACTTGATTGTTATTGAAAATATGGATGAACACCATCCCTGCTTTGTCGTATCGCATGATATTGGTGGTCGTTTCCCGCCACGGTTGTCCGTCTAATTTCCAGCTAACCTTAACTTTCATGCCCGGACGCCATTGCTTTGGCAATGGATAACCGGCGGCATTCGTGCCACCGCAGCGCCCGCCACCATATTCACGCGTGCTTACAAGATCCTGTATTGAATATCCGGTCACTAGTGCGTCGCCGTGTCCCACGCAACTGATCGACACATAAGTAACGGGGACGTAGTTATCCAGTATTTTCTTAATGCGAACGGCCTGATCAGCATCCGCTTGCTTTTGATCAGTTGTAGAAGGAGTTGCGCATGCGGTCAGGGTCAGGACAAAGAGCAATGGAACGAATTGTTTAAGTTTCATGAATATGTATGCTTTCGTCGAAAAGTGAATGAGGCTTCTTTCGCGGCAGTTGAAGTGATAATTGTATAAGTTCCATATTAATTAACTAGCGGCACTCATAATCGTTGCTCCTCCGGCGGAGGAATTTTTGACTTAAATGGAATCGGATGTGCGGGGCCGCTCGGGTAGACATTCGACGAAACAACGCGTACCTGATCGTTATTGAAAATGTGAATGAAGAGCACCTCAGCTGATTCATAACGCATGATGTTGGTAGTGGTTTCCCGCCATGGCTGTCCGTCCAGCTTCCAGCTGACCTTGACCTTCATACCGGGACGCCATTGTTTAGGCAGCGGGTAACCTGCGGCGTTAGTGCCACCGCAGCGGCCGCCGCCATATTCTCGGGTGGTTGCCAAATCCTGTATGGAATAACCTGTGACTGGCGTGTCAGCGTGTCCCACGCAACTGATGGGGATATAGTCTACTGGCACGTAGTTGTCGTCGATATTCTTGTATAAAGCTGCCATTCTGTCAGCCTTGGCCTGTTGTTCCGGTGGCAGGGGGGTAGCGCAGGCAGTCAGTGCCAACAAAGCAAGTAAAGGGGCGAATTGTTTAAGTTTTATATTAAGCATGTCTGCATTAGCCAAATCGCTGCGCTATCAATAGCGCAGCCACTTTTTCCAAACGCATCTGATCATCATGAATCTGCTGTCGATCAAGCTGCTCCAATAACTTACTGGTTTGTTGATACAGGACCGATGGCCGATGGTCGGTGAACGGCTTGGGCATGGCTCCGTATAAATTGCTGAGCAGACCGTCGGCTTCGCCCTCTTGATGCAACCGGATCAGTTGTGCGTCGCTGATCGTCTGATCATGCCAGTCATTAGGCTGTACGACGACAGGTGAGGCTGAGGTGCCTCCCAGCAGCTGCAAGCTGCCATCCCGCCCGATCAGCCACCATGCGGCCATGCCTGCAAGCCAGGCTTGTTTTTGCTCCGGATGCAGGCAATTCAAAATAGCCGATGTCATGCAGGTATCGGCGAAGCGCAGCACATAACGCATGTTGCTGTCGTCACGGACTTGCAGGAAGGCTGAAAAATGCTGCTTTAACTGAGACAGGCCGAGAGCACTGGCAATGAACGACAGCATGGGCTTGCCATTACATAGGGCGAGCCAATCGGCTATGGCCAGCTGACGCTCCGCTTCGTCTTGCGGCATGGGCACCAGGATAGGCGAGAGTTCTTCAAAATCTCGCAAAGGCGTATCGACATAGATCGATACGGTTTGCCGATACGCGGCTTTGTCCAATAGAGAAGCTACTTCCTTGGGCGCAAATGCACTGTCAATCAAGGCATAGAAACGCATGTCAGGATTTGTTTCCAGGCTTTGTGTCATGGCCTGTGCCAGTACATCGGCAAGATCCAGAGCGTGGCGGTCGTAGGCGCAATACATGATGCTCATCCCTTATTCAAAGCAATTGGGCTGCGGCTTTTCATTGCGCTAAGCAGGCATTCTTTGCAGACGACCTGCGGTATCGGTGGAAGCACCACAGGCAGATTTTTTGGTCCCGGCAAGCTGTGCACGGCAGCATGGGCTACATATGAGCCATTCGTTCCATGTTCGATACCGGCGGCATTGAATTTGGCATAGCTGCCACCGCCGTTGATCACCACCTCTTCTTTTGCGGCGATAGTGATTCGGTTGGCGGTATGGGTGATATTCAGTTTGGCCAAAATGTTGATGCTATCCGACAGCGCCTGCATATCGATGTCGCCGGTCCCTGCAGTCAACTTCATTCCAGCTTTTTGCACAAACAGCCTGAAGGTCTGACGAATGCTCGCAAACAGACTGTCACCGCTGGCGATGGACAGGCTCTTGCCGGTCGTGATGGCCGTGTGCTGGTCACTGGCGATATGGGTGTTGCCGCTGGTGGTGGTCTCAATACCTGCGGGACTAGCGAGTACGAGATGAGGTTGCGACAGTTCCGGGAAACTGCCCTCCTCGCTTGCTCCGCTTCCTTTGATCGCATCGTTCTGCGCCTTCAAGGTTTGTGCGA
The sequence above is a segment of the Collimonas sp. PA-H2 genome. Coding sequences within it:
- a CDS encoding Fic family protein, producing MHDHPQRLFLRASPRQCAAIQRNYLHETVIKHPQRAEAERLWNFPYAAIEEALVNAVYHRSYEERGPIEVRISHDELVVLSFPGPDRSIRLADLQAGRAVSRRYRNRRIGEFLKELDLTEGRATGIPKILKVMMVNGSPAPVFESDEERTSFVIRLPIHARSPVVSGEVTGEVEKLLLILNGEMRRTELQLALGLKHEDNFRKLYLLPALDAKMVEMTLPGVPSSSKQRYRLTALGRQRRSEIQSRR
- a CDS encoding DUF2235 domain-containing protein, translated to MSASIQAAPLHIASTTAEETVLTHEQLIELAAATYCRKLAPCDKNIKVGIFFDGTNNNRQRDKLDHLNDRQQQYHSNIVRLYESHKDIQGDGTAQADDCYSYYVPGVGTRFPEGREYRESQDGKAMAKGGQARILFALLQVYNSIHRAFNDGRFMFNEDELTYYIKKYVTDVETPKSGDEQRYTRPSWFAELTEQLDKKIADKRKLLPLPHLPSLKVSVFGFSRGAVQARAFCYWFQDMLKDGAIAGIPASISFLGVFDSVATVGLSHSAAITLPLPSFWADGHYAWAKEVKKPLPACVQKGVHFVAAHEQRMNFPLTRMSGSNVTEVLYPGVHSDVGGGYGCRDQGRAMAPENLLSQVPLLHMFKTALLAGVPLVQYDSMSGDLQADFNISSKLADAWNGYMAAAPTGGSHQEQMHQHMRLYYGFRHKWLGNMEKSPGVQNCHQDQNTQDAEDLVTYDKLLCGDVELLSKRKFEKFPGKDAFGEVTEGPLQLRQDKASLGNFWQLTQYDQKRSLNAWEAFALGIVKDGFPAEPQGQPFPLLELHVHDSLAGFWMAGYLSAEEKAEGVLKMANEGGPSKDSPYNQEVWKKYQDRPDLQKIIQNKQDLQKAKSTALVRGQTVSDMEDLDRQSSFTPEEQAQLAALYPIQTDANAPELRNKMITTQTWTLREGGGYFYPRYVFE
- a CDS encoding pentapeptide repeat-containing protein, with protein sequence MAQSADTMSTLQSSTQSTFTLECHANMLFEAERFESRLTKPASWEDCAFRYCDFAHIDSEGGSIDSIFVGCTFENCDWYWGIFNMAILVQVKFKGCKFRGTAFSGSKFVECDFIDCEFTKDNLDGECSFRDVAWYKCRQDNCKGLEGEFRNKR
- a CDS encoding phosphoribosyltransferase, producing MFEARRFKNRTEAGARLAQQLGVYSGHPDAIVLALPRGGVPVGFAIAKALEIPLDVLLVRKLGVPGNEECAMGAIASGGLCVMQPDILTHFDISMEVVEATVQRKLKELAEREQLYRASRPALQLAGRTAIIVDDGLATGSTMLAALNAAREAKVARLIVAVPVAASEGIRQIEAQADEAVFLMNPEPFYAVGVWYDDFRQTADDEVIGLLDKAAKLQAQRELRDRARHI
- a CDS encoding DUF3304 domain-containing protein, whose translation is MLNIKLKQFAPLLALLALTACATPLPPEQQAKADRMAALYKNIDDNYVPVDYIPISCVGHADTPVTGYSIQDLATTREYGGGRCGGTNAAGYPLPKQWRPGMKVKVSWKLDGQPWRETTTNIMRYESAEVLFIHIFNNDQVRVVSSNVYPSGPAHPIPFKSKIPPPEEQRL
- a CDS encoding VOC family protein, producing MELLVNLDVDDLEKAIRFYGTSFGLKVGRRFGASGVEMLGSSAPIYLLVKAEGTQAASTTAQRRAYDRHWTPVHLDFVVEEIESAVNKAVSAGARLEEPIATHKWGRLALMADPFGNGFCFVQFLGRGYDEIAE
- a CDS encoding DUF3304 domain-containing protein, which codes for MKLKQFVPLLFVLTLTACATPSTTDQKQADADQAVRIKKILDNYVPVTYVSISCVGHGDALVTGYSIQDLVSTREYGGGRCGGTNAAGYPLPKQWRPGMKVKVSWKLDGQPWRETTTNIMRYDKAGMVFIHIFNNNQVRVVSSAEYSSESPKHQIPPGTKIPPPEEQ
- a CDS encoding SDR family oxidoreductase, with product MKTVLITGCSSGFGLETAQYFLARDWRVIATMRTPREDLLPRSERLRVIALDVTDADSIRRAVVDAGPIDVLVNNAGIGMLGALEGTTMETAREVFETNTLGTMTVIQAVLPQFRQRQAGVIVNVTSSVTLKPFPLLSVYTASKAAVNAFTESLALELQQFNVRVNLVLPGRAPETRFGENAQPRMQSGIPEAYADLAKSVFAGWGQSSAVTRAQDVAEAVWRAANDPSSPVRIAAGADAVALAESR
- a CDS encoding DUF4123 domain-containing protein, which codes for MSIMYCAYDRHALDLADVLAQAMTQSLETNPDMRFYALIDSAFAPKEVASLLDKAAYRQTVSIYVDTPLRDFEELSPILVPMPQDEAERQLAIADWLALCNGKPMLSFIASALGLSQLKQHFSAFLQVRDDSNMRYVLRFADTCMTSAILNCLHPEQKQAWLAGMAAWWLIGRDGSLQLLGGTSASPVVVQPNDWHDQTISDAQLIRLHQEGEADGLLSNLYGAMPKPFTDHRPSVLYQQTSKLLEQLDRQQIHDDQMRLEKVAALLIAQRFG
- a CDS encoding PAAR domain-containing protein, giving the protein MPLTIITVGDDTDHGGKVISGSPTHDIGGKPIARLGDEVNCPQHYPDGRPHGINKIVTAHPTFTVGGIPVAVQDCLTECGCKLIGNAHASVG
- a CDS encoding ATP-binding cassette domain-containing protein — its product is MKQTQTTVLQATNLTFHYPGQELFNNWSAAIPAGVTLVRGGDGRGKSSLLRLLAGDMAAQGGRLEIGGVRLDEQPDAYRRQVFWMDPRSEAFDQMTAREYFASLHAAYPGFDDALLPALTEGLSLTPHLDKKLYMLSTGSKRKVWLAAAFAAGATVNLLDDAFAGLDKASINFVVKMLNQVAGDPARAWVIALYEAPEGVELAATVDLED